The Candidatus Poribacteria bacterium nucleotide sequence TTCATAGTCATGACTTGGGACATGAAATTTTCCTAATTCTGGAAGGGCGCGTCGAATTCGAGATTGAGGGTGAAACTGAAGAACTCGGACCAGGGCAAATGTGTGTCGCTTTGGCAGACCAACCGCACACAGTGCGAGTCCTCGGTGATGAACCTATAACAATGTATCTGTCTGTTACGCCACACATCCACCCCACGCACACGCCGCGGACAGAAAAAGGTGAACGACTCCCGCACAATTTCACCCCTTCTCGTGCTTACGATGTTGAGCCCGATATGCAGGTATCGGTAGCGGAACTCGTTGCTCGCCAGATACACGCCGCACAATTGTTGGAAGAACTCACCCACACCTGTGCGGCAGTTCAGCGGGAGATGGGCACACAGCTTAAGGCAGCACTCGCTGAAGATGATGACGACACCGCTATCGCAGCGCGTAAAGCAATGTGGGAAGCCATCTATCCCGTTT carries:
- a CDS encoding cupin domain-containing protein, whose protein sequence is MGFPVYDYRTDIRNILVTPQIRSRFLRMEPGQSAQLHSHDLGHEIFLILEGRVEFEIEGETEELGPGQMCVALADQPHTVRVLGDEPITMYLSVTPHIHPTHTPRTEKGERLPHNFTPSRAYDVEPDMQVSVAELVARQIHAAQLLEELTHTCAAVQREMGTQLKAALAEDDDDTAIAARKAMWEAIYPVYKAVAELGDVWNALAPRVTQ